In Devosia beringensis, a single window of DNA contains:
- a CDS encoding carbohydrate ABC transporter permease, which produces MQDTSRSSTDHQPVVHTAWSRFWQNDAPGYLFLLPWLIGFLGLTIGPMATSLYLSFTDFDLLTSPDWVGADNYIRMFSNDPKFWTSMRVTMFFVVFSVPLKLAFALAVAMLLNRGIRGLPLYRALFYLPSLLGASVAIAILWRQIFAGDGLVNKLLAMVGIIGPSWISNPNYSLWTLIVLSIWQFGSPMIIFLAGLRQIPTDMYEAASLDGASKWRQFVKITLPLLTPVVFFNAIIQTIEAFKSFTPAFIISGGTGNPINSTLFYTLYLYQEAFSFFRMGYASALAWVLLALVGLFTAFSFFTSKYWVHYDE; this is translated from the coding sequence ATGCAAGACACCTCCCGCTCAAGCACTGACCACCAGCCGGTGGTCCATACCGCCTGGTCGCGCTTCTGGCAGAATGATGCGCCGGGCTATCTCTTCCTGCTGCCCTGGCTGATCGGTTTTCTGGGCCTCACCATCGGGCCCATGGCAACCTCGCTTTATCTCAGCTTTACCGATTTCGACCTGCTGACCAGCCCCGACTGGGTGGGCGCGGACAATTACATCCGCATGTTCAGCAACGATCCCAAATTCTGGACCTCGATGCGCGTGACCATGTTCTTCGTGGTCTTCTCGGTGCCGCTCAAACTGGCCTTCGCGCTGGCCGTGGCCATGCTGCTCAACCGCGGCATTCGCGGCCTGCCGCTCTATCGCGCCCTGTTCTATCTACCCAGCCTGCTGGGTGCCTCGGTGGCCATCGCCATCCTGTGGCGGCAGATCTTTGCCGGCGACGGCCTCGTCAACAAGCTGCTGGCCATGGTCGGCATTATCGGCCCGAGCTGGATTTCCAACCCCAACTATTCGCTCTGGACCCTGATCGTGCTGTCGATCTGGCAGTTCGGCTCGCCGATGATCATTTTCCTCGCCGGCCTGCGCCAGATTCCTACCGACATGTATGAGGCGGCAAGCCTGGATGGCGCCAGCAAGTGGCGGCAATTCGTCAAGATCACCCTGCCGCTGCTGACCCCGGTGGTCTTCTTCAACGCCATCATCCAGACCATCGAGGCCTTCAAGAGCTTCACCCCCGCTTTCATCATCTCGGGCGGCACCGGCAATCCCATCAATTCGACGCTGTTTTATACGCTCTACCTCTACCAGGAGGCGTTCAGCTTCTTCCGCATGGGCTATGCTTCGGCCCTCGCGTGGGTGCTGCTGGCGCTGGTCGGGCTGT
- a CDS encoding ABC transporter substrate-binding protein, with amino-acid sequence MSIRLDRRQFLMGSSALLAAGAAGISPSFAQAESLRLIFWGGQARADRTYGVTDLYTAAKGTQMEAEFLAWNDYWPKLATQTAGGNAPDIIQMDYRYIVEYAKRNAIAPLDEFVGGALNLADFDADQLEGGKVDGKLYGISLGANSVAMLVNTAAFEEVGVAVPTNAWTFDDLMTIGEAFKTANIRGGMKAIMDGSYSEPMLDNWLRQRGKALYTADGKLGYDEADAVEWYTMWAKLRAAGVCVSAEDQALDTGPLETTMLVLGKAALLPSNSNQLVAFQAIMQDNLDMVGYPRIEAGKGGGHYRKPSMFFSIAGSSAKQEAAAEFLNFFISDPEAAKILGVERGIPCSAATRDIVAPTLDEQSQIALNFVANLGDLLGPLPPSPPAAAGEIDASLIRTLGQEVGFGAKTPEQAGADLVNGANDILSRA; translated from the coding sequence ATGTCTATTCGTCTTGATCGCCGTCAATTCCTGATGGGCAGCTCCGCGCTGCTCGCTGCCGGCGCTGCCGGCATTTCGCCCAGCTTTGCCCAGGCCGAGAGCCTGCGCCTGATCTTCTGGGGCGGCCAGGCCCGTGCCGACCGTACCTATGGCGTGACCGACCTCTATACGGCTGCCAAGGGCACCCAGATGGAAGCCGAGTTCCTCGCCTGGAACGACTATTGGCCCAAGCTGGCCACCCAGACGGCCGGCGGCAATGCCCCCGACATCATCCAGATGGATTATCGCTACATCGTCGAATACGCCAAGCGCAACGCCATCGCGCCGCTTGATGAATTCGTCGGCGGCGCCCTCAACCTCGCCGATTTCGACGCCGATCAGCTCGAAGGCGGCAAGGTCGACGGCAAGCTCTATGGTATTTCGCTCGGCGCCAACTCGGTCGCCATGCTGGTCAACACCGCCGCTTTCGAAGAAGTCGGCGTCGCGGTCCCGACCAATGCCTGGACCTTTGACGACCTGATGACCATTGGCGAGGCCTTCAAGACCGCCAATATCCGCGGTGGCATGAAGGCGATCATGGACGGCTCCTATTCCGAGCCCATGCTCGACAACTGGCTGCGCCAGCGCGGCAAGGCCCTCTACACTGCCGACGGCAAGCTGGGCTACGACGAGGCCGATGCAGTCGAGTGGTACACGATGTGGGCCAAGCTGCGCGCAGCCGGCGTCTGCGTCTCTGCCGAAGACCAGGCCCTCGATACCGGTCCGCTCGAAACCACCATGCTGGTGCTGGGCAAGGCGGCGCTGCTGCCCTCCAACTCCAACCAGCTCGTGGCCTTCCAGGCCATCATGCAGGACAATCTCGACATGGTCGGTTATCCGCGCATCGAAGCCGGCAAGGGTGGCGGTCATTACCGCAAGCCGTCGATGTTCTTCTCGATCGCCGGTTCGTCGGCCAAGCAGGAAGCGGCTGCCGAGTTCCTGAACTTCTTCATCTCCGATCCGGAAGCGGCCAAGATCCTGGGTGTCGAGCGCGGTATTCCCTGCTCGGCCGCCACGCGCGACATCGTCGCGCCGACGCTGGACGAACAGAGCCAGATCGCGCTCAACTTCGTGGCCAATCTGGGCGACCTGCTGGGGCCGCTGCCCCCATCCCCGCCTGCTGCCGCCGGTGAAATCGACGCTTCCCTGATCCGTACCCTCGGCCAGGAAGTCGGTTTCGGCGCCAAGACGCCCGAACAGGCCGGTGCCGATCTGGTCAATGGCGCCAACGACATTCTCAGCCGCGCCTGA
- a CDS encoding LysR family transcriptional regulator — translation MDKLLNQFLAVAEAGTISGAATALFITQPTLTFNMRKLEETMGVPLLTRSSRGVELTAYGETLYQNARLMRRLYDNTLKAIEQQRGRIEQGLNIGTGYSWWTLFIRDMVVDYAREFGSARIHVSLGNQLRLMDQLLTGDISLFVGHEIEGLNRSTGAHFVPLTRVGQGYFVRLGHVLLQAPRSLAEIETYPAVTSALPETRHQRFFETWSRTTAASANFDQGKYAFASNSLAACLDYVERTDAVIAHTEVMAPEFARRGLGRITLTEPTRQNTIGLYVLSERAEEPRVSELIGWLQSAARAVLPPLG, via the coding sequence ATGGACAAATTGCTGAACCAGTTCCTGGCGGTCGCCGAGGCGGGCACGATCAGCGGCGCTGCCACTGCGCTGTTCATCACCCAGCCGACGCTGACCTTCAATATGCGCAAGCTCGAGGAAACCATGGGCGTGCCGCTGCTGACGCGCTCGTCGCGCGGGGTGGAACTGACCGCCTATGGCGAAACGCTCTATCAGAACGCCAGGCTGATGCGGCGGCTCTACGACAATACGCTCAAGGCCATCGAGCAGCAGCGCGGCCGCATCGAGCAGGGGCTCAATATCGGCACCGGCTATTCGTGGTGGACGCTGTTCATCCGCGATATGGTGGTGGACTATGCCCGCGAGTTCGGCAGTGCCCGGATCCATGTGAGCCTGGGCAACCAGCTGCGCCTGATGGACCAGTTGCTGACAGGCGATATCTCGCTGTTCGTGGGCCACGAGATCGAAGGGCTCAACCGCAGCACCGGCGCACATTTCGTGCCGCTGACCCGGGTTGGCCAGGGCTATTTCGTGCGCCTGGGCCATGTCTTGCTGCAGGCGCCGCGCAGCCTGGCCGAAATCGAGACCTATCCGGCGGTGACCAGCGCCCTGCCCGAAACGCGGCATCAGCGGTTCTTTGAAACCTGGAGCCGCACCACCGCCGCCAGTGCCAATTTCGATCAGGGCAAATATGCCTTTGCCTCCAACTCGCTGGCGGCGTGTCTGGACTATGTCGAACGCACCGATGCAGTAATCGCCCATACCGAAGTGATGGCGCCCGAATTTGCCCGGCGCGGGCTGGGGCGCATCACGCTGACCGAGCCGACGCGGCAGAACACAATCGGGCTTTATGTGCTAAGCGAGCGGGCCGAGGAGCCGCGCGTGTCAGAACTGATCGGCTGGCTGCAGAGTGCGGCCCGGGCCGTGCTGCCGCCGCTCGGCTAG
- a CDS encoding TetR/AcrR family transcriptional regulator — translation MSELSSTAPKPTAPAKAKTPRVKRPRDSAKTKAEILVAGRAEFAERGFEGARVDAIAALAGANKRLLYHYYGNKEDLYRAVLLDAYQEIRRGEKALSLDQFGPVEAMDRLVRFTFRHFLANPWFPRLLNTENIENARFLKTMPDIQALHSPLVGQITTIVERGADAGVFRRDVDPVQLYISIAALGFFYVSNMATLSAIFARDLAAIDMVQEREAQAVQMVLDYLRTKPA, via the coding sequence GTGTCCGAGCTGTCTTCAACCGCACCCAAACCGACGGCCCCGGCCAAGGCTAAGACGCCTCGGGTCAAGCGCCCGCGCGACAGTGCCAAGACCAAGGCGGAAATCCTTGTCGCCGGACGGGCCGAATTTGCCGAGCGCGGCTTCGAGGGCGCGCGGGTGGATGCCATTGCCGCGCTGGCCGGCGCCAACAAGCGCCTGCTCTACCACTACTATGGCAACAAGGAAGACCTCTACCGGGCGGTGCTGCTTGACGCCTATCAGGAGATCCGTCGCGGCGAGAAGGCGCTGAGCCTGGACCAGTTCGGCCCCGTCGAGGCCATGGACCGGCTGGTGCGCTTCACCTTCCGGCACTTCCTCGCCAATCCCTGGTTCCCGCGCCTGCTCAATACCGAAAACATCGAGAACGCCCGCTTTCTCAAGACCATGCCCGATATCCAGGCGCTGCATTCGCCTTTGGTCGGGCAGATCACCACCATTGTCGAGCGCGGCGCCGATGCAGGTGTCTTCCGCCGCGATGTCGATCCGGTGCAGCTCTATATTTCCATTGCCGCCTTGGGCTTTTTCTACGTGTCCAACATGGCAACGCTCTCGGCGATCTTTGCCCGCGACCTGGCCGCCATCGACATGGTGCAGGAGCGCGAGGCCCAAGCGGTGCAGATGGTGCTCGACTATCTGCGCACCAAGCCGGCCTAG
- a CDS encoding tripartite tricarboxylate transporter permease: MFDGLGLLATGITHFLTPISLFNIVWATLLGIVIGALPGLTATMGVALLVTLTYKMDADQAILCLMCIYSGAIYGGSRTAILLAIPGTPASAATTLDGHPLALQGKAGLAMGLATTSSALGTIIGIVALALIAPLLGEAALRFGTYEFFWLALFGVVISGQLTAMDDPLKGYIAGILGLMVAMIGMETLHAHQRFTFGMPALGGGIDLIPAMVGAFGFAEILAVMKRSAQARIVSSSDRVVPSLGEVFKYWKTILRSGLIGTFVGIVPGVGEDVGSWASYAAAKRASKEPHMFGRGSQEGLIAAETGNSAVVPGAMIPTLTLALPGSAAAAVLIAAMFIHGIRPGPLLMTESPETLYQIVAILLFSTLAILAFGLTLTKPLLKVLSVPRERLMAVVYVLCVVGSFAITQRLFDVYVMVAFGIIGFILREMKYPMAPLVLGIILGDLLDLNLRRGLLLTNGDPSPFFTRPISTVICGIIVVTILMSIPAVSKRVRAVFNRTQTDGPGQG, translated from the coding sequence ATGTTTGACGGTCTGGGCCTGTTGGCCACTGGCATCACCCATTTCCTGACCCCCATTTCGCTGTTCAACATCGTCTGGGCCACGCTGCTCGGCATTGTGATCGGCGCCTTGCCGGGGCTTACCGCCACCATGGGCGTCGCCCTGCTGGTGACGCTGACCTATAAAATGGACGCCGACCAAGCGATTCTGTGCCTGATGTGCATCTATTCCGGGGCAATCTATGGTGGCAGCCGCACGGCCATCCTGCTGGCCATTCCGGGCACCCCGGCCAGCGCTGCCACCACGCTCGATGGCCACCCCCTCGCCCTGCAGGGCAAGGCGGGTCTGGCCATGGGACTGGCCACCACCTCCTCGGCGCTGGGCACCATTATCGGCATTGTCGCCCTGGCGCTGATCGCCCCGCTCTTGGGCGAAGCCGCCCTGCGTTTCGGCACCTATGAATTCTTCTGGCTGGCTTTGTTCGGCGTGGTGATTTCGGGCCAACTGACGGCCATGGATGATCCGCTCAAGGGCTATATTGCCGGCATTTTGGGCCTGATGGTTGCCATGATCGGCATGGAAACCCTGCACGCCCATCAACGCTTCACCTTCGGCATGCCGGCTCTGGGCGGCGGCATCGATCTGATCCCGGCCATGGTGGGTGCCTTCGGCTTCGCTGAAATCCTCGCCGTCATGAAACGCAGCGCCCAGGCCCGCATCGTCTCCTCCAGCGACCGCGTCGTGCCCAGCCTGGGCGAAGTGTTCAAATACTGGAAAACCATCCTGCGCTCGGGCCTGATCGGCACGTTTGTCGGCATCGTGCCCGGCGTCGGCGAGGATGTCGGCTCCTGGGCCAGCTACGCCGCCGCCAAGCGCGCCAGCAAGGAGCCGCATATGTTCGGCCGGGGCAGCCAGGAAGGGCTGATTGCCGCCGAGACCGGCAATTCGGCGGTGGTGCCCGGCGCCATGATCCCCACGCTGACCTTGGCACTGCCCGGTTCGGCCGCCGCCGCCGTGCTGATTGCCGCCATGTTCATCCACGGCATCCGGCCCGGCCCCCTGCTGATGACCGAAAGCCCGGAAACCCTCTACCAGATCGTCGCCATCCTGCTGTTTTCCACCCTGGCCATCCTGGCCTTCGGATTGACACTGACCAAGCCGCTGCTCAAGGTATTGTCGGTGCCGCGCGAACGGCTGATGGCGGTGGTCTACGTCCTATGCGTGGTGGGCTCCTTTGCCATTACCCAGCGCCTGTTCGACGTCTATGTTATGGTGGCCTTCGGCATTATCGGCTTCATCCTGCGCGAGATGAAATACCCCATGGCGCCGCTGGTGCTGGGGATCATCCTGGGCGACCTGCTCGATCTCAACCTGCGGCGCGGCCTCTTGCTGACCAATGGCGACCCAAGCCCGTTCTTTACCCGTCCCATCAGTACTGTTATCTGCGGGATTATTGTTGTCACCATCCTGATGTCCATTCCGGCGGTATCCAAGCGTGTCCGAGCTGTCTTCAACCGCACCCAAACCGACGGCCCCGGCCAAGGCTAA
- a CDS encoding tripartite tricarboxylate transporter TctB family protein, producing the protein METQADTTGSPPAADRAEPPAMIKADLLAGLFFLVLAAATFFSAWTMDRLEARRINPLTVPGLVPGLLALALFVCGLVLTIRSLRTAAPGGWTDLGQAVTTSAARRAGAVLVLTLTYALLLVGLLPFWLATGIFVFAFIMTFETWLSTPRRPLLATMPWALGLAVVTATVVTLVFERLFLVRLP; encoded by the coding sequence ATGGAAACGCAAGCCGACACGACAGGGTCGCCGCCCGCTGCCGACAGGGCAGAGCCGCCGGCCATGATCAAGGCCGACCTGCTCGCAGGCCTGTTCTTTCTCGTTCTGGCTGCCGCGACATTTTTCAGCGCCTGGACGATGGATCGCCTTGAGGCGCGCCGCATCAACCCGCTGACCGTGCCGGGCCTGGTTCCCGGCCTGCTTGCTTTGGCCCTCTTCGTCTGCGGTCTGGTTCTGACCATTCGCTCTCTGCGCACGGCCGCGCCGGGCGGCTGGACCGATCTGGGCCAGGCTGTCACCACGTCGGCTGCCCGGCGGGCGGGTGCGGTTCTGGTCCTGACGCTGACCTATGCGCTGCTGCTGGTGGGGCTGCTGCCCTTCTGGCTGGCAACCGGGATCTTCGTCTTTGCCTTCATCATGACCTTCGAGACCTGGCTGTCCACCCCGCGCCGCCCGCTGCTGGCGACAATGCCCTGGGCCCTTGGATTGGCGGTGGTGACCGCAACCGTCGTCACGCTGGTGTTCGAGCGCCTGTTTCTCGTCCGTCTACCCTGA
- a CDS encoding Bug family tripartite tricarboxylate transporter substrate binding protein: protein MTRTLRLLLTCSATTVLLGTTMTLAQEWKPDRPINLIVPWGAGGSTDQVTRVTAPILAEALGVDVVVVNQPGASGAIGTQEVLNAPRDGYTWTANAIANNATYSVTGLLEGTDIDDWHIYLSVANVPVVSVPADSEFTDFGQLLEALQTRGGEITVATAGITSSGGTAIAALSDAAEGFDYNMITYDGGGPAAIATASGEAMVTTQLAVEQTELIRGGRLRALAVLSNQPLQLEGVDPIPPITDWLPDMEMAPDYFGIFVPTGVPDEVIATLDKIWAEQVTTSESIQTYAETFGAVFAPSYGAEARALAMPVVILEACSSVERGEAVNDPSTIGIDCETRTEVAQ, encoded by the coding sequence ATGACTCGCACGCTGCGACTTTTGCTGACCTGCAGTGCCACGACGGTGCTGCTGGGGACCACGATGACCTTGGCACAGGAATGGAAGCCTGACCGCCCGATCAATCTGATCGTGCCCTGGGGCGCCGGTGGCTCCACCGACCAGGTGACCCGCGTCACCGCGCCGATTCTGGCTGAAGCGCTGGGCGTCGACGTGGTTGTCGTCAACCAGCCAGGCGCGTCGGGCGCTATCGGCACTCAGGAAGTGCTCAACGCCCCGCGCGACGGCTATACCTGGACCGCCAATGCCATTGCCAACAATGCCACCTATTCGGTGACCGGTCTGCTCGAAGGCACCGATATCGATGACTGGCACATCTATCTCTCGGTCGCCAATGTGCCGGTGGTTTCGGTGCCCGCCGACAGCGAATTCACCGATTTCGGCCAGCTCCTCGAGGCGCTGCAGACCCGAGGCGGCGAGATCACCGTGGCCACGGCCGGCATTACCTCGTCGGGCGGCACGGCCATTGCAGCGCTCTCGGATGCCGCCGAAGGCTTTGACTATAACATGATCACCTATGACGGCGGCGGCCCGGCTGCCATTGCCACCGCCTCGGGCGAGGCCATGGTCACCACCCAGTTGGCGGTGGAACAGACCGAGCTGATCCGCGGCGGAAGGCTGCGGGCCTTGGCGGTACTGTCCAACCAGCCGCTGCAGCTTGAAGGCGTCGACCCGATCCCGCCCATCACCGACTGGCTGCCCGACATGGAGATGGCACCGGACTATTTCGGCATTTTCGTGCCCACCGGCGTGCCTGACGAGGTCATCGCCACGCTCGACAAGATCTGGGCCGAGCAGGTGACGACGTCGGAATCGATCCAGACCTATGCCGAGACCTTCGGCGCGGTTTTTGCCCCCTCCTATGGCGCCGAGGCGCGGGCCCTGGCCATGCCGGTGGTGATTCTGGAGGCCTGCTCCTCGGTGGAGCGCGGCGAGGCGGTCAACGACCCTTCCACGATCGGCATCGACTGCGAGACGCGCACCGAAGTCGCGCAATAG
- a CDS encoding sulfite exporter TauE/SafE family protein — translation MDLQSALLMLLALGAGAVVKGATGMGLPLVALPVLTAVFGLQHAVGLMTIPLIVTNAWQVWRFRAEAETPRMAFMPWFLVGGALGIMLGTWALTSLPERLLVLGLGVILLAYVGLRLVTPHWSLNLAMAKRFGPLAGLGGGTLQGATGISAPIGVTFIHAMGLERAAHVYAVSAMFLLFSVVQLPALFVAGVMQPLWLLQGLLALVPILVFMPIGQWASGKLSRKAFDRMILVFLGVIGVKMVLGL, via the coding sequence GTGGATCTTCAATCGGCATTGCTCATGCTGCTGGCTTTGGGCGCCGGGGCCGTGGTCAAGGGCGCCACGGGCATGGGCCTGCCACTGGTGGCGCTGCCGGTGCTGACCGCCGTATTCGGGCTGCAGCATGCGGTGGGGCTGATGACCATTCCGCTGATCGTCACCAATGCCTGGCAGGTCTGGCGCTTTCGTGCCGAGGCGGAAACGCCGCGTATGGCCTTCATGCCGTGGTTTCTTGTGGGCGGCGCCCTGGGCATCATGCTGGGCACCTGGGCCCTGACCAGCCTGCCCGAGCGCCTGCTCGTGCTGGGGCTCGGCGTGATTCTACTGGCCTATGTCGGGCTGCGCCTGGTCACGCCGCACTGGTCGCTGAACCTGGCCATGGCCAAGCGCTTCGGGCCGCTGGCCGGGCTGGGCGGCGGCACCTTGCAGGGCGCCACCGGCATTTCGGCGCCGATCGGGGTCACCTTCATCCATGCCATGGGGCTGGAGCGCGCCGCCCATGTCTATGCCGTCTCGGCCATGTTCCTGCTGTTCTCGGTGGTGCAGTTGCCGGCGCTCTTTGTGGCCGGCGTGATGCAGCCGCTCTGGCTGCTGCAGGGCCTGCTGGCCCTGGTGCCGATCCTGGTCTTCATGCCGATCGGGCAATGGGCCAGCGGCAAGCTCAGCCGCAAGGCATTCGACCGGATGATCCTGGTGTTTCTGGGCGTCATCGGGGTCAAGATGGTGCTGGGCCTCTAG
- a CDS encoding Gfo/Idh/MocA family protein, with amino-acid sequence MADRRLGLIMHGVTGRMGYNQHLVRSILAIRDQGGIMLANGDRLVVDPIIVGRDADKIERLAKKHDIKRWSSDLDAALANPDDTVFFDAGTTLMRASLIEKALAAGKHVYCEKPTSDSLEIAVNLAKTARASGLKHGVVQDKLFLPGLMKLKMLRDSGFFGEILSVRGEFGYWVFEGDWQPAQRPSWNYRKKDGGGIILDMLCHWRYVLDNLFGEVKAVSCLGATHIPNRVDEKGQPYKADTDDAAYATFELEGGVIAQINSSWTTRVRRDDLVTFHVDGTHGSAVAGLHKCWTQHRVNTPKPVWNPDQPQTMNFFNDWEEVPDNWPAQNGFKAQWEMFLRHVAEDAPWEYGLEAGAKGVQLAELGLKSWAERRWLDVPKLEF; translated from the coding sequence ATGGCGGATAGACGGCTTGGCCTGATCATGCACGGGGTGACCGGGCGCATGGGTTACAACCAGCATTTGGTGCGCTCGATCCTGGCGATCCGAGACCAGGGCGGCATCATGCTGGCCAATGGCGACCGGCTGGTGGTCGACCCGATCATCGTTGGCCGCGACGCCGACAAGATCGAGCGGTTGGCCAAAAAGCACGACATCAAGCGCTGGAGCAGCGATCTCGACGCGGCACTGGCCAATCCGGATGACACGGTGTTCTTCGACGCCGGCACGACGCTGATGCGCGCGTCGCTGATCGAAAAGGCGCTGGCCGCCGGCAAGCATGTCTATTGCGAAAAGCCGACCTCGGATTCGCTGGAAATCGCCGTCAATCTGGCCAAGACCGCCCGGGCCTCGGGCCTCAAGCATGGCGTGGTGCAGGACAAGCTGTTCCTGCCCGGCCTGATGAAGCTCAAGATGCTGCGCGATAGCGGCTTTTTCGGCGAGATCCTGTCGGTGCGCGGCGAGTTCGGCTATTGGGTTTTCGAAGGCGACTGGCAGCCGGCGCAGCGCCCGAGCTGGAACTATCGCAAGAAGGATGGTGGCGGCATCATTCTGGATATGCTGTGCCACTGGCGCTATGTGCTCGATAATCTGTTCGGCGAGGTCAAGGCGGTCTCGTGCCTGGGCGCCACCCACATCCCCAATCGCGTTGATGAAAAGGGCCAGCCCTACAAGGCCGATACCGATGACGCGGCCTATGCCACTTTCGAGCTCGAGGGCGGCGTGATCGCCCAGATCAATTCGAGCTGGACCACCCGCGTGCGCCGCGACGACCTGGTGACCTTCCATGTCGATGGCACGCATGGCTCGGCCGTGGCCGGGCTGCACAAATGCTGGACCCAGCATCGCGTCAATACGCCCAAGCCGGTGTGGAACCCCGACCAGCCGCAGACGATGAACTTCTTCAACGACTGGGAAGAAGTGCCGGACAACTGGCCGGCGCAGAATGGCTTCAAGGCGCAGTGGGAGATGTTCCTGCGTCACGTCGCCGAGGACGCGCCCTGGGAATATGGCCTCGAGGCCGGCGCCAAGGGCGTGCAGCTGGCCGAACTCGGGCTCAAGAGCTGGGCAGAACGGCGCTGGCTCGACGTGCCCAAGCTCGAATTCTAG
- a CDS encoding dihydrodipicolinate synthase family protein: MPSINLPNPDRSITPYTLTGEPIAFVKHKASDFNRIAYAAAHVVADPLANNDPWLTPAIDWDTTLKFRHRLWDLGLGVAEAMDTAQRGMGLGWAEAQELIRRAQAEARTRDDALIAYGAGTDHLMPGPDVTIDQIIKAYEEQVGFVEAQGGRVILMASRALAAAAKSPDDYARVYGHILSQVQQPVVMHWLGEMFDPALQGYWGNIDHDKAMDVCLDVIAANAKNVDGIKISLLSAEKEIAMRRRLPASVKMYTGDDFNYAELVAGDDQGYSHALLGIFDAIAPAASAALAALGKGDDKNFYALLEPTVPLSRHIFAAPTRFYKTGVVFLAYLNGLQDHFQMIGGQQSTRSVQHLAELFRLADKARVLGDPELAVKRMNAVLNVNSVLA; the protein is encoded by the coding sequence ATGCCAAGCATCAACCTGCCCAATCCCGACCGCTCCATCACCCCCTATACCCTGACCGGCGAACCCATCGCCTTCGTCAAGCACAAGGCCAGCGACTTCAACCGCATCGCCTATGCGGCGGCCCATGTCGTGGCCGATCCGCTGGCCAATAACGATCCCTGGCTGACCCCGGCGATCGACTGGGACACGACGCTCAAATTCCGCCACCGCCTCTGGGATCTGGGGCTCGGCGTTGCCGAGGCCATGGATACCGCCCAGCGCGGCATGGGCCTGGGCTGGGCCGAGGCGCAGGAGCTGATCCGGCGCGCCCAGGCCGAAGCCCGTACAAGGGACGATGCGCTGATCGCCTATGGTGCCGGCACCGATCACCTCATGCCTGGCCCGGATGTGACGATCGACCAGATCATCAAGGCCTATGAGGAGCAGGTCGGCTTTGTCGAAGCCCAGGGCGGCCGCGTCATCCTGATGGCCTCGCGCGCCCTCGCGGCTGCCGCCAAATCCCCCGACGACTATGCCCGCGTCTATGGCCACATCCTCAGCCAGGTGCAGCAGCCGGTGGTGATGCACTGGCTGGGCGAAATGTTCGACCCCGCTTTGCAGGGCTATTGGGGCAATATCGACCACGACAAGGCGATGGATGTCTGTCTCGACGTCATCGCCGCCAATGCCAAAAATGTCGACGGCATCAAGATCTCCCTGCTCTCGGCAGAAAAAGAGATCGCCATGCGCCGGCGCCTGCCGGCAAGCGTCAAGATGTATACCGGCGACGATTTCAACTATGCCGAACTGGTTGCCGGCGATGATCAGGGCTATTCGCACGCCTTGCTCGGTATCTTCGACGCCATCGCTCCGGCCGCCTCCGCCGCCCTGGCGGCGCTCGGCAAGGGCGACGACAAAAACTTCTACGCGCTGCTCGAACCCACGGTACCCTTGAGCCGGCATATCTTTGCCGCCCCGACCCGGTTCTACAAGACCGGCGTGGTGTTCCTGGCCTATCTCAACGGGCTGCAGGATCATTTCCAGATGATCGGTGGCCAGCAATCCACTCGATCGGTGCAGCACCTGGCGGAACTGTTCCGCCTGGCCGACAAGGCACGCGTATTGGGTGACCCCGAACTGGCGGTAAAGCGGATGAATGCGGTGCTCAATGTTAACAGTGTGCTAGCATGA